Proteins from a single region of Verrucosispora sp. NA02020:
- a CDS encoding LLM class flavin-dependent oxidoreductase, with product MKFGIMNLFPVSDGTSDHQVLRETLDEIQLADELGFDSIWLAEHHFSKYGILGSPVNFGMAVAERTRQITIGTAVLVLPLHHPLRLAEDIAALDVLSGGRVSIGVGRGYQPAEFAGFGIPLEESKQRYQETLEVLRLALSQENFSYHGKIFQYDNVTTYPRPYTPGGPPILQGTVSPDSFRERGALGESIITSPNFTPLGVMQRNFDLYRQSMRENGFDISTYDLPFMQQVWCGDSSEGLRAAAQAALNYYKSVGKVIPGSEEAIDKERAYYAAVAKNIELLTLEQTLTHGGNFGSADRVIETIEMLREQLGINHYIGWLRIPSLDRRAALKSMEEFAAKVIPHFRATAAKDDTVSAPAAAEAVVG from the coding sequence GTGAAGTTCGGAATCATGAACCTGTTCCCGGTGAGTGACGGCACATCCGATCACCAGGTGCTGCGAGAGACCCTCGACGAGATCCAGCTGGCCGACGAGCTCGGGTTCGACTCGATCTGGCTGGCCGAGCACCACTTCTCGAAGTACGGCATCCTCGGCAGCCCGGTGAACTTCGGCATGGCCGTCGCCGAGCGGACCCGACAGATCACCATCGGCACCGCAGTCCTCGTGCTGCCGCTGCACCACCCGCTGCGGCTGGCCGAGGACATCGCCGCCCTCGACGTACTCAGTGGAGGCCGGGTCTCCATCGGCGTCGGCCGTGGCTACCAGCCCGCCGAGTTCGCCGGCTTCGGCATCCCGCTGGAGGAGTCGAAGCAGCGCTACCAGGAGACGCTGGAGGTGCTGCGGCTCGCGTTGTCGCAGGAGAACTTCTCCTACCACGGCAAGATCTTCCAGTACGACAACGTCACGACCTACCCCCGGCCGTACACCCCCGGTGGTCCGCCCATCCTCCAGGGCACCGTCTCCCCGGACAGCTTCCGCGAACGCGGCGCCCTCGGCGAGTCGATCATCACCTCGCCGAACTTCACCCCGTTGGGCGTGATGCAACGCAACTTCGACCTCTACCGGCAGAGCATGCGGGAGAACGGATTCGACATCAGCACCTACGACCTGCCCTTCATGCAGCAGGTCTGGTGCGGTGACAGCAGCGAGGGACTGCGCGCGGCCGCACAGGCCGCCCTCAACTACTACAAGTCCGTCGGCAAGGTCATCCCCGGCTCGGAGGAGGCCATCGACAAGGAGCGCGCCTACTACGCGGCGGTCGCCAAGAACATCGAGCTGCTGACGCTGGAGCAGACCCTGACCCACGGCGGCAACTTCGGCTCCGCCGACCGCGTCATCGAGACCATCGAGATGCTGCGCGAACAGCTCGGCATCAACCACTACATCGGCTGGCTGCGGATCCCGTCGCTGGACCGCAGGGCCGCGCTCAAGTCGATGGAGGAGTTCGCCGCGAAGGTCATCCCGCACTTCCGCGCCACCGCCGCGAAGGACGACACGGTGAGCGCGCCGGCCGCCGCCGAGGCGGTCGTCGGGTGA
- a CDS encoding LLM class flavin-dependent oxidoreductase: MKFGVLLDHQYAYDDDLGRRLGETVEYVQHIRDLGYDSVYGIHHYLSSLRTPQPLPLLSRLIDHSGTMELGTGILILPLGHPVHWAEEIATIDQMSGGRFVLGIGAGYREVEFDSFGIDRRTRVSRMNEALAVMQRLWTGETVHHEGRHFTLDGVRCSVLPVQQPHPPVWVGANGPTGIARIARQGLPWLAPSNVRRNWAVGNLADYREQRRAAGFSEEGAVFPIHRDLCVADSFDDAYALAGDAVRRSYGEYVQYGMDFFESQWEAIKERALFFGSPDDIAAKVQDFADAGFNHFVFRAQWLGQPIEDSMRIVERFAREVMPRFRT, encoded by the coding sequence ATGAAGTTCGGCGTCCTGCTCGACCACCAGTACGCGTACGACGACGACCTGGGTCGACGCCTCGGCGAGACCGTCGAGTACGTGCAGCACATCCGTGACCTCGGCTACGACTCGGTCTACGGCATCCACCACTACCTGTCGTCGCTGCGGACCCCCCAGCCGTTGCCGCTGCTGAGCCGGTTGATCGACCACTCCGGCACGATGGAGCTGGGCACCGGGATCCTCATCCTGCCGTTGGGGCACCCGGTGCACTGGGCCGAGGAGATCGCCACCATCGACCAGATGTCCGGCGGCCGCTTCGTCCTCGGCATCGGCGCCGGTTACCGCGAGGTGGAGTTCGACTCGTTCGGCATCGACCGGCGCACCCGGGTCTCCCGGATGAACGAGGCGCTCGCGGTGATGCAGCGGCTCTGGACCGGCGAGACCGTCCACCACGAGGGCCGGCACTTCACCCTCGACGGCGTACGGTGCAGCGTGCTGCCCGTCCAGCAGCCGCACCCGCCGGTCTGGGTCGGTGCCAACGGCCCCACCGGCATCGCCCGGATCGCCCGTCAGGGACTGCCCTGGCTGGCCCCGTCCAACGTCCGGCGCAACTGGGCCGTCGGCAACCTCGCCGACTACCGCGAACAGCGCCGGGCGGCCGGCTTCAGCGAGGAGGGCGCGGTCTTCCCGATCCACCGTGACCTCTGCGTCGCCGACTCCTTCGACGACGCGTACGCCCTCGCCGGTGACGCGGTCCGTCGCTCCTACGGCGAGTACGTGCAGTACGGCATGGACTTCTTCGAATCCCAGTGGGAGGCCATCAAGGAGCGGGCACTCTTCTTCGGGTCCCCCGACGACATCGCCGCGAAGGTGCAGGACTTCGCCGACGCCGGATTCAACCACTTCGTCTTCCGCGCGCAGTGGCTCGGCCAGCCCATCGAGGACTCGATGCGGATCGTCGAACGTTTCGCCCGCGAGGTCATGCCGAGGTTCCGCACATGA
- a CDS encoding class I adenylate-forming enzyme family protein, with protein sequence MSGANLALILHGRGTDRGDVPGLHGEDGRSWTFDEIDLLAGGVAAALRAEGVGAGDRVACYLTNGPEVVFFLFGAWKIGAVPVTVSSLYNAAELAESVAKTTPRLLLVDDRRPEVVAEFLAGTDLPVRSVSEPVAGAPALPWRRPTRVPAVDVAPDAEACILFTGGTTGRPKAVSVTHGGSRESLMRMARVATGTDAEGSAATDAKPNLIALPLFHSGGQHSLLFAYFVGRAAVVWERFGVDRLDGLMRRFAFDNFFFLPTMVFDIVHTERDLPFEGVKSVLVAGQAISWPVRRAFEQRYHVPILVNYGSTEAGHIAGWNGRDMKAGRWKPGSAGRVYPGVELEIRDETGTALPVGAEGEVVVRSALTKGYVDDPAASLELVRDGWVHTGDIGYVDDDGVLFLVGRKRDMIKCGGFQVWPEEIEDELREHPLVDDVRVLGRPDDRLGEIPVALVVRRTDDSIPDAVLADGIVAFARDRLAHFKAPRRVEFVPALERSTTGKTSRVAAPAAEGGRS encoded by the coding sequence ATGAGCGGCGCGAATCTCGCCCTGATCCTGCACGGGCGCGGCACCGACCGGGGCGACGTGCCGGGCCTGCACGGCGAGGACGGCCGTTCGTGGACCTTCGACGAGATCGACCTGCTGGCCGGGGGCGTCGCCGCCGCACTGCGCGCCGAGGGCGTCGGCGCCGGTGACCGGGTCGCCTGCTATCTGACCAACGGCCCCGAGGTCGTGTTCTTCCTCTTCGGCGCCTGGAAGATCGGCGCGGTGCCGGTGACGGTCAGCAGCCTCTACAACGCCGCCGAACTCGCCGAGTCGGTCGCCAAGACCACCCCGCGCCTGCTGCTCGTCGACGACCGCCGGCCCGAGGTCGTCGCCGAGTTCCTGGCCGGCACCGACCTGCCGGTGCGCTCGGTCAGCGAACCGGTCGCCGGGGCGCCGGCGCTGCCGTGGCGACGCCCGACGCGGGTACCCGCCGTCGACGTCGCACCGGACGCGGAGGCGTGCATCCTGTTCACCGGCGGCACCACCGGCCGGCCCAAGGCGGTCAGCGTGACCCACGGCGGCTCACGGGAGTCGCTGATGCGGATGGCGCGGGTGGCCACCGGCACCGACGCCGAGGGCAGCGCCGCGACCGACGCGAAGCCCAACCTGATCGCCCTGCCGCTGTTCCACAGCGGAGGCCAGCACTCGCTGCTCTTCGCGTACTTCGTCGGCCGGGCCGCGGTGGTCTGGGAACGCTTCGGCGTCGACCGGCTCGACGGACTGATGCGACGATTCGCCTTCGACAACTTCTTCTTCCTGCCCACCATGGTCTTCGACATCGTGCACACCGAACGGGACCTGCCGTTCGAGGGCGTGAAGTCGGTCCTGGTCGCCGGACAGGCCATCTCCTGGCCGGTCCGGCGGGCCTTCGAGCAGCGCTACCACGTACCCATCCTGGTCAACTACGGGTCCACCGAGGCCGGGCACATCGCCGGGTGGAACGGCCGGGACATGAAGGCCGGTCGGTGGAAGCCCGGCTCGGCCGGCCGGGTCTATCCCGGGGTGGAGCTGGAGATCCGCGACGAGACCGGCACCGCGCTGCCGGTCGGCGCGGAGGGCGAGGTGGTGGTCCGCTCCGCGTTGACCAAGGGGTACGTCGACGACCCGGCCGCCTCCCTCGAACTGGTCCGCGACGGCTGGGTGCACACCGGCGACATCGGCTACGTCGACGACGACGGCGTGCTGTTCCTGGTCGGCCGGAAGCGAGACATGATCAAGTGCGGCGGCTTCCAGGTGTGGCCCGAGGAGATCGAGGACGAACTCCGCGAACACCCGCTGGTCGACGACGTCCGGGTGCTCGGCCGCCCCGACGACCGGCTGGGCGAGATCCCGGTGGCCCTCGTGGTCCGCCGGACCGACGACTCGATCCCCGACGCGGTCCTCGCCGACGGCATCGTCGCGTTCGCCCGCGACCGGCTGGCGCACTTCAAGGCACCCCGACGCGTCGAGTTCGTACCCGCCCTGGAACGCAGCACCACCGGGAAGACCAGTCGGGTCGCGGCACCCGCCGCCGAGGGAGGTCGGAGCTGA
- a CDS encoding LLM class flavin-dependent oxidoreductase, which yields MRISCFLSAQFDPAASPTEGIDGVLAQAAAAEAAGFHGVYLGHHYLARSAFVQPIPLAGHLGHATNRIRIGFGVLLAPLLNPIALAEDLASLDVLTRGRLTVGIGAGYRRRETTAFGVAWEDRLRRLREYVPLLRALWRGETIDAAGSWGEVPQASLPLRPVQPGGPPIWIGAFAEPAIRRAARLDAPWLIGPKGDDAELARLLGIYRAELAERGLDPVREYPMSREAFIGDSYRSAVAAVRPHLQRQYAGYKSWDEAQSLDLDRYLAQDCLVGSADEIVDKLRRWENDLGITEVSLRHQFVGASQEEAMDQLARFGAEVVSRVATPSTEESTR from the coding sequence GTGAGGATCAGCTGCTTCCTCAGCGCCCAGTTCGACCCGGCGGCGTCGCCCACCGAGGGCATCGACGGCGTCCTCGCCCAGGCCGCCGCCGCCGAAGCTGCCGGCTTCCACGGCGTCTACCTCGGACACCACTACCTGGCCCGGTCGGCGTTCGTGCAGCCGATCCCGCTCGCCGGTCACCTGGGACACGCCACCAACCGCATCCGTATCGGCTTCGGCGTCCTGCTGGCGCCCCTGCTGAACCCGATCGCCCTCGCCGAGGACCTGGCCTCCCTCGACGTGCTGACCCGTGGTCGGCTGACCGTCGGCATCGGCGCCGGCTACCGACGCCGGGAGACCACCGCCTTCGGCGTGGCGTGGGAGGACCGGCTGCGCCGCCTGCGCGAGTACGTCCCGCTCCTGCGCGCCCTGTGGCGCGGCGAGACGATCGACGCCGCCGGCAGTTGGGGCGAGGTGCCGCAGGCCAGCCTGCCGCTGCGCCCGGTGCAGCCCGGCGGCCCGCCGATCTGGATCGGCGCGTTCGCCGAACCCGCCATCCGACGCGCGGCCCGGCTCGACGCCCCCTGGCTCATCGGCCCCAAGGGCGACGACGCCGAACTCGCCCGACTCCTCGGCATCTACCGCGCCGAACTCGCCGAACGGGGCCTCGACCCGGTCCGCGAGTACCCGATGAGCCGCGAGGCGTTCATCGGCGACAGCTACCGCAGCGCCGTCGCGGCGGTCCGCCCGCACCTGCAACGCCAGTACGCGGGCTACAAGTCGTGGGACGAGGCCCAGTCGCTGGACCTGGACCGCTACCTGGCCCAGGACTGTCTGGTCGGGTCGGCCGACGAGATCGTCGACAAGCTCCGCCGCTGGGAGAACGACCTCGGCATCACCGAGGTGTCCCTGCGGCACCAGTTCGTCGGCGCCAGTCAGGAGGAGGCGATGGACCAGCTCGCCCGATTCGGCGCCGAGGTCGTCAGCCGGGTCGCCACCCCGAGCACCGAGGAGTCGACGCGATGA
- a CDS encoding acyl-CoA dehydrogenase family protein encodes MRATFTQEQQDIAKTVGALADAERATGGLPTHWQAPAGDATLLRDFGLLGVPEQVGGIGSSLIDLLVAVEALGERLVASRFPAHAAAVQLLCGSGHGTPLPDEVLDGSRVLTPAVDVPGATARADQVSPRSAVRTLVPYAAQADAVVALGAAEGVWTSVPVEVTARESVDPSVPLSDVTLPDPQEIVPAGTGAARATLVVAAELCGVAQGAIELAAEQARTRQQFGRVIGSFQGVAFQLAEAATARKAAWDLTLYAAWAVDNGRPDAEIQVHAAKAAAGAAAVFAAERCIQVHGGMGITMEAVPHLFLRRALVLDARFGRGSWHRRRAGELRIASRRSS; translated from the coding sequence GTGCGGGCAACATTCACCCAGGAACAGCAGGACATCGCCAAGACCGTCGGCGCGCTGGCCGACGCGGAACGCGCCACGGGCGGGCTGCCGACGCACTGGCAGGCCCCCGCCGGTGACGCGACGCTGTTGCGCGACTTCGGGCTCCTCGGTGTGCCGGAGCAGGTCGGCGGCATCGGGTCGAGCCTGATCGACCTGCTCGTCGCCGTCGAGGCGCTCGGCGAACGGCTCGTCGCGAGCCGGTTCCCGGCGCACGCGGCGGCGGTGCAACTGCTCTGCGGCAGCGGGCACGGTACGCCGCTGCCGGACGAGGTGCTCGACGGCAGCCGGGTGCTGACCCCGGCGGTGGACGTGCCGGGGGCCACCGCGCGGGCGGACCAGGTGTCGCCCCGCTCGGCGGTCCGCACCCTGGTGCCGTACGCGGCACAGGCGGACGCGGTGGTCGCCCTGGGCGCCGCCGAGGGCGTGTGGACCAGCGTGCCGGTCGAGGTGACCGCGCGCGAGTCGGTCGACCCGTCGGTGCCGCTGTCGGACGTCACGCTGCCCGATCCGCAGGAGATCGTGCCGGCCGGCACCGGGGCGGCCCGCGCCACGTTGGTGGTCGCCGCCGAACTCTGCGGTGTCGCGCAGGGCGCGATCGAGCTGGCCGCCGAGCAGGCGCGTACCCGTCAGCAGTTCGGTCGGGTGATCGGCTCGTTCCAGGGCGTCGCCTTCCAGCTCGCCGAGGCCGCCACGGCCCGCAAGGCCGCCTGGGACCTGACCCTCTACGCCGCCTGGGCGGTCGACAACGGACGCCCGGACGCGGAGATCCAGGTGCACGCGGCCAAGGCGGCGGCCGGGGCGGCGGCGGTCTTCGCCGCCGAGCGGTGCATCCAGGTGCACGGCGGCATGGGCATCACGATGGAGGCGGTGCCGCACCTGTTCCTGCGCCGAGCCCTGGTGCTCGACGCCCGATTCGGTCGCGGCTCCTGGCACCGCCGCCGTGCCGGCGAGTTGCGCATCGCCTCTCGACGTTCGTCGTAA
- a CDS encoding LLM class flavin-dependent oxidoreductase, whose product MKFGIMASHQYPHGDDLGRHLSDLFGTVELAAELGYDSVWTINHFQSNLATPQPISMLASLIPRSGEMTLGTGILLLPMFHPVHVAEEFATLDHLSGGRVVLGVGAGYRENEFAAFGLDPQARFRRFDESLRLIRALWGGTPVTHDGEFYPQVDATIGIRPLTPGGPPIWIGAGGRKAVRRAARLGDAWYAPGNSPSRRFLPEHLAVYNEALAEYGRDPATVQRPVGVELYCAPTTEQAVEEALPHARREYSTYAEYPALRWQRDRFDDLVRNTLLLGSPEFLIERISALRDLGFDHLIFRPGWLGMPTERLRASLRLFATEVFPAFRTSRP is encoded by the coding sequence ATGAAGTTCGGCATCATGGCGTCGCACCAGTATCCGCACGGCGACGACCTCGGCCGGCACCTGAGCGACCTGTTCGGCACCGTGGAACTCGCCGCCGAACTCGGCTACGACTCGGTCTGGACGATCAACCACTTCCAGTCCAACCTGGCCACCCCGCAGCCCATCTCGATGCTGGCCAGCCTGATCCCGCGCTCCGGTGAGATGACCCTCGGCACCGGCATCCTGCTGCTGCCGATGTTCCATCCGGTGCACGTCGCCGAGGAGTTCGCGACCCTGGACCACCTCTCCGGTGGACGGGTGGTCCTCGGTGTCGGCGCCGGCTACCGGGAGAACGAGTTCGCCGCATTCGGCCTGGACCCGCAGGCCCGGTTCCGCCGCTTCGACGAGAGCCTGCGGCTGATCCGGGCCCTCTGGGGCGGCACGCCGGTCACCCACGACGGCGAGTTCTATCCGCAGGTCGACGCCACCATCGGCATCCGACCGCTGACCCCGGGCGGCCCGCCGATCTGGATCGGCGCGGGCGGTCGCAAGGCCGTCCGCCGCGCCGCCCGCCTCGGCGACGCCTGGTACGCGCCGGGCAACTCACCGAGCCGCCGGTTCCTGCCCGAGCACCTCGCCGTCTACAACGAGGCGCTGGCCGAGTACGGCCGCGACCCCGCCACCGTGCAGCGCCCGGTCGGCGTCGAACTGTACTGCGCGCCCACCACCGAACAGGCAGTCGAGGAGGCCCTGCCGCACGCCCGGCGGGAGTACTCCACCTACGCCGAGTACCCGGCGCTGCGCTGGCAGCGCGACCGCTTCGACGACCTGGTCCGCAACACCCTCCTGCTGGGCTCGCCGGAGTTCCTGATCGAACGCATCTCCGCCCTGCGGGACCTCGGCTTCGACCATCTCATCTTCCGTCCCGGATGGCTCGGCATGCCGACCGAGCGACTGCGCGCCTCGCTGCGACTGTTCGCCACCGAGGTGTTCCCCGCCTTCCGCACCAGCCGACCCTAA
- a CDS encoding AMP-binding protein — protein MSEERTGFRLWATAAPDLCAVVTPDDRRISYGELFAEVNRISHGLRTRAGLQVGDTVAAVMTNSAGMIALYLAAMQSGLYLVTLNYHLTEPEIAYVLADSGAKVVVGSARVEQVVVSAAEAAPGIQVFVDGTPQTDRAQPLSALTADMPAVSPEQVPAGSLMMYTSGTTGRPKGVKRPLSGIDADAGALTYRWLFAEFGMERPAFASWLVSAPMYHSANITPAMGALHAGGTMVLMDGWTPEGFLRRVQEQRVTGTSMVPTHFYRLLQLPESVRADYDVSSLRYVLHGAAPCPLEVKQRILDWFGPVVYEYYGSTEVGTTIARPHEWLAHPGTVGRPASISTLRILDEQGEEVPVGQTGIVYMRQGNDRVEYHNDPGKTEGSRRDGLMTVWDVGHVDADGFLYITGRASELILVGGVNVYPAEIEAALLAHEWVADAGVIGVPDPEFGEVPQAHVVLRDDAPEGDAAVDGLRRYLADRLAKPKRPVSYLVRDALPRDPNGKLYKARLRRTREVTA, from the coding sequence ATGAGCGAGGAGCGGACCGGCTTTCGGCTGTGGGCGACCGCAGCACCCGACCTGTGCGCGGTGGTCACCCCCGACGACCGCCGGATCTCCTACGGGGAACTGTTCGCCGAGGTGAACCGGATATCGCACGGTCTGCGTACCCGGGCCGGGCTCCAGGTCGGCGACACGGTGGCCGCGGTCATGACCAACAGCGCCGGCATGATCGCGTTGTACCTCGCGGCGATGCAGTCCGGCCTGTACCTGGTCACGCTCAACTACCACCTCACCGAGCCGGAGATCGCGTACGTCCTGGCCGACAGCGGCGCCAAGGTGGTGGTCGGTTCGGCGCGCGTCGAGCAGGTCGTCGTCTCCGCCGCCGAGGCCGCACCCGGCATCCAGGTCTTCGTCGACGGCACCCCGCAGACCGACCGGGCGCAGCCGCTGTCGGCGCTCACCGCCGACATGCCGGCGGTGAGTCCGGAACAGGTCCCGGCGGGTTCGCTGATGATGTACACCTCGGGCACCACCGGCCGCCCCAAGGGCGTCAAGCGCCCGCTGAGCGGCATCGACGCCGACGCCGGGGCGCTGACCTACCGGTGGCTGTTCGCCGAGTTCGGCATGGAACGCCCGGCCTTCGCGTCCTGGCTGGTCTCCGCGCCGATGTACCACTCCGCCAACATCACCCCGGCGATGGGCGCGCTGCACGCCGGCGGCACGATGGTGCTGATGGACGGCTGGACGCCGGAGGGCTTCCTGCGGCGCGTCCAGGAGCAGCGGGTCACCGGCACCAGCATGGTGCCGACGCACTTCTACCGGCTGCTGCAACTGCCCGAGTCGGTACGCGCCGACTACGACGTCTCCTCGCTGCGCTACGTGCTGCACGGCGCGGCACCCTGCCCGCTGGAGGTGAAGCAGCGGATCCTGGACTGGTTCGGCCCGGTGGTCTACGAGTACTACGGCTCCACCGAGGTCGGCACCACGATCGCCCGCCCGCACGAGTGGCTCGCGCACCCCGGCACGGTCGGCCGCCCGGCGTCCATCTCCACCCTGCGGATCCTCGACGAGCAGGGCGAGGAGGTGCCGGTGGGGCAGACCGGCATCGTGTACATGCGGCAGGGCAACGACCGGGTCGAGTACCACAACGATCCCGGCAAGACCGAGGGCTCCCGCCGCGACGGCCTGATGACCGTCTGGGACGTCGGCCACGTCGACGCCGACGGGTTCCTCTACATCACCGGCCGGGCGTCGGAGCTGATCCTGGTCGGCGGCGTGAACGTCTACCCGGCCGAGATCGAGGCGGCGCTGCTGGCCCACGAGTGGGTCGCCGACGCCGGGGTGATCGGCGTACCCGACCCGGAGTTCGGCGAGGTGCCGCAGGCGCACGTCGTCCTGCGCGACGACGCGCCCGAGGGCGACGCCGCCGTCGACGGGCTGCGCCGCTACCTCGCCGACCGGCTGGCCAAGCCGAAGCGCCCGGTGTCCTACCTGGTGCGCGACGCGCTGCCGCGCGATCCGAACGGCAAGCTCTACAAGGCCCGGCTGCGGCGTACCCGCGAGGTGACGGCGTGA
- a CDS encoding enoyl-CoA hydratase/isomerase family protein produces the protein MKKTEAELLADQWDVENMEVDPEVLATYVRYDVDEERSVATITFDRPDRLNAIPVAAFERVGDLVREAETDDRVKVIVFKGEGDHFGTGADAAELGHYIGYKTGTDKASRRRPAQRQRILPDRNVLSSGFTRPIIESLKATICQVQGYCYGGHFQIALSADIVIASPDARFTHPAFRYLGPAPQDMYHWIEKVGLTTMKDVMLTMRAIGAEEGERKGLVTKVVEREELSRWVDDYADAIAVMPLDSLMMGKSMMQVVMEARGKGLGAMTGWVGHGWATNVSFADGDWNFLKERREKGIAQALADRDRLVAPYFRLSDSRAREK, from the coding sequence GTGAAGAAGACCGAAGCCGAGCTGCTGGCAGACCAGTGGGACGTCGAGAACATGGAGGTCGACCCCGAGGTCCTCGCGACGTACGTCCGGTACGACGTGGACGAGGAGCGGTCCGTCGCGACGATCACCTTCGACCGCCCCGACCGGCTCAACGCCATCCCCGTCGCCGCCTTCGAACGCGTCGGTGACCTGGTCCGCGAGGCGGAGACCGACGACCGTGTGAAGGTCATCGTGTTCAAGGGGGAGGGCGACCACTTCGGCACCGGCGCCGACGCCGCCGAACTCGGCCACTACATCGGCTACAAGACCGGCACCGACAAGGCGTCCCGCCGCCGCCCGGCGCAGCGGCAGCGCATCCTGCCCGACCGCAACGTGCTCAGCTCCGGCTTCACCCGGCCCATCATCGAGTCGTTGAAGGCCACCATCTGCCAGGTGCAGGGCTACTGCTACGGCGGGCACTTCCAGATCGCGCTCTCCGCCGACATCGTCATCGCCAGCCCCGACGCCCGCTTCACCCACCCGGCGTTCCGCTACCTCGGCCCGGCCCCGCAGGACATGTACCACTGGATCGAGAAGGTCGGCCTGACGACGATGAAGGACGTCATGCTGACCATGCGGGCCATCGGCGCCGAGGAGGGCGAACGCAAGGGCCTGGTCACCAAGGTCGTCGAGCGCGAGGAACTGTCGCGGTGGGTGGACGACTACGCCGACGCGATCGCCGTCATGCCGCTGGACTCGCTGATGATGGGCAAGTCGATGATGCAGGTGGTGATGGAGGCCCGGGGCAAGGGCCTGGGCGCGATGACCGGGTGGGTCGGCCACGGCTGGGCCACCAACGTCAGCTTCGCCGACGGCGACTGGAACTTCCTCAAGGAACGGCGGGAGAAGGGCATCGCGCAGGCGTTGGCCGACCGGGACCGGCTCGTCGCGCCGTACTTCCGGCTCAGCGACTCCCGGGCCCGCGAGAAGTAG
- a CDS encoding acyl-CoA dehydrogenase family protein has translation MDFDDSASDLAFRREVGAWLDEALSDVPDQEELSQDERENWSRVWQDRLCAGNWAGLSWPVAHGGRGLDSLAQAIFNEEAAVRGAPYPLNGVGMMLAGPTVIAHGTDEQQARHLPGILRGEEYWCQGFSEPGAGSDLAGLRTAATKVDGGWLINGAKIWTSNAHNASRCLLLARTDADAPKHQGITYFLAPMDGFTVRPLTMINGDTEFNEMFLDDVFVPDADVLGGVGNGWRVALTTLAFERGSMALNLWVWARQAVDRVVDLGIARGVADDSAFVDAVGALQCDAEAVRIGSMRMLGESRAGGVPGPETSALKSLWAGVVQRANRLAVHLDDGGGVLLDGDGAAARMRRYLRARAHTIEGGTEEVQKSILAERVLNLPRSR, from the coding sequence ATGGACTTCGATGACAGCGCGTCCGACCTGGCGTTCCGGCGTGAGGTCGGCGCCTGGTTGGACGAGGCGCTGAGCGACGTCCCCGACCAGGAGGAGTTGTCGCAGGACGAGCGCGAGAACTGGTCGCGGGTCTGGCAGGACCGGCTCTGCGCCGGCAACTGGGCCGGGCTGTCGTGGCCGGTCGCGCACGGTGGCCGGGGTCTGGACTCGCTGGCACAGGCCATCTTCAACGAGGAGGCCGCGGTACGCGGGGCGCCGTACCCGCTCAACGGGGTCGGCATGATGCTCGCCGGACCGACCGTCATCGCGCACGGCACCGACGAGCAGCAGGCCCGGCACCTGCCCGGCATCCTGCGCGGCGAGGAGTACTGGTGTCAGGGCTTCAGCGAGCCCGGCGCCGGATCCGACCTGGCCGGTCTGCGGACCGCCGCCACGAAGGTGGACGGCGGCTGGCTGATCAACGGCGCCAAGATCTGGACGTCGAACGCGCACAACGCCTCCCGGTGCCTGCTGCTCGCCCGCACCGACGCCGACGCGCCCAAGCACCAGGGGATCACCTACTTCCTCGCCCCGATGGACGGGTTCACCGTCCGGCCGCTGACGATGATCAACGGGGACACCGAGTTCAACGAGATGTTCCTCGACGACGTCTTCGTCCCCGACGCCGACGTGCTCGGCGGGGTCGGCAACGGCTGGCGGGTGGCCCTGACCACGCTCGCCTTCGAGCGCGGCAGCATGGCGCTGAACCTCTGGGTGTGGGCCCGCCAGGCGGTGGACCGGGTCGTCGACCTCGGCATCGCGCGCGGGGTGGCCGACGACAGTGCCTTCGTCGACGCGGTCGGCGCGTTGCAGTGCGACGCCGAGGCGGTGCGGATCGGGTCGATGCGGATGCTCGGCGAGAGCCGCGCCGGGGGAGTGCCCGGACCGGAGACCTCGGCCCTCAAGAGCCTCTGGGCCGGGGTGGTGCAGCGCGCCAACCGGCTCGCCGTGCACCTCGACGACGGGGGCGGGGTGTTGCTCGACGGCGACGGCGCCGCCGCCCGGATGCGCCGCTACCTGCGTGCCCGCGCCCACACCATCGAGGGCGGCACGGAGGAGGTCCAGAAATCGATCCTGGCGGAGCGGGTGCTGAACCTGCCCCGCTCACGCTGA